One Novipirellula galeiformis DNA window includes the following coding sequences:
- a CDS encoding ABC transporter ATP-binding protein — protein MSETPLLDVQNLKVHFPFSRGSLFRPERGVIRAVDDISFQIKEGETLGLVGESGCGKSTTARAIVGLVPPTSGTIRLNGSNISGLNDREMLPYRRQVQMVFQDPFASLNPRMTVGGIIGEPLVVHNLAQGRDRKLEVIRLMELVGLNPRFLNRYPHEFSGGQRQRIGIARALAVQPKLILCDEPVSALDVSIQAQIINLLMELQQRLGLSYLFIAHDLSVVRHIATRVGVMYLGRMVEVAEAADLYRAPIHPYTEALLSAVPVPDPVVAAKRDRIVLEGEVPSPDREYPGCVFVDRCWIAEPQCREIRPVLGDHPHSAACHVRCPETS, from the coding sequence GTGAGCGAAACTCCACTGCTTGATGTGCAAAATTTGAAGGTTCATTTTCCGTTCAGCCGGGGATCGTTGTTTCGTCCGGAACGGGGCGTGATCCGCGCGGTCGATGACATTTCGTTTCAGATCAAAGAAGGCGAAACGCTTGGCTTGGTTGGCGAGTCGGGGTGTGGGAAATCGACGACCGCGCGCGCGATCGTGGGGCTGGTGCCGCCCACCTCGGGAACCATCCGCTTGAACGGATCGAACATCAGCGGGTTGAACGACCGCGAGATGTTGCCCTATCGCCGCCAAGTACAAATGGTTTTCCAAGACCCGTTTGCGTCGCTCAACCCTCGCATGACCGTGGGCGGGATCATTGGCGAGCCGCTGGTGGTGCACAATTTGGCCCAAGGACGCGATCGAAAACTTGAGGTCATTCGCTTGATGGAATTGGTCGGGCTGAACCCGCGTTTTCTCAATCGCTATCCTCACGAATTCAGTGGCGGACAACGGCAACGGATCGGAATCGCTCGAGCCTTGGCGGTGCAACCTAAACTGATCCTGTGTGACGAACCGGTCTCGGCTTTGGACGTTTCGATCCAGGCTCAAATCATCAATTTGTTGATGGAATTGCAACAGCGGCTGGGGCTGTCGTACTTGTTCATTGCACACGATTTGAGCGTGGTGCGGCATATCGCCACTCGCGTTGGAGTGATGTATTTGGGACGCATGGTCGAAGTTGCCGAGGCGGCCGACCTGTATCGAGCCCCGATTCATCCTTATACCGAAGCGCTGTTGTCGGCGGTTCCGGTACCCGATCCGGTGGTCGCTGCGAAACGCGACCGGATCGTGCTCGAAGGCGAAGTCCCCTCACCGGACCGAGAGTATCCGGGCTGTGTGTTTGTCGATCGATGCTGGATTGCCGAACCGCAGTGTCGTGAAATACGTCCGGTCCTAGGCGATCATCCCCACTCGGCCGCTTGCCACGTTCGCTGCCCTGAGACGTCATAG
- a CDS encoding ABC transporter ATP-binding protein, giving the protein MPKPNDAPILEVDNLQVSFRTDDGIVRAVRGVSFDIRAGETVGIVGESGSGKSVTNLALMGLVPKPPGRIDGGRAMYEGRDLLKMNESQLRTIRGRKIAMIFQDPMTALNPLMTIEQQLCETTRLHLGLTQKQARARAVEMLELVGISSPAKRLRDYPHQFSGGMRQRVMIAMALSCEPDVLIADEPTTALDVTIQAQILDLLADLQKRRGTSILLITHDLGVVAGVCHRVLVMYAGRVVEKAPVHDLFASPKHPYTLGLLNSLPRFDQEQSKLLQAIPGQPPDLARIPEGCSFRERCPYSIETCQTIDPPLAPSGDGRLAACLVDVETTTPRDYEVSK; this is encoded by the coding sequence ATGCCCAAACCTAACGATGCGCCGATCCTCGAGGTGGACAATTTGCAAGTCAGCTTTCGCACCGATGATGGCATCGTGCGCGCGGTGCGGGGAGTGTCGTTTGATATTCGGGCGGGCGAAACGGTTGGCATTGTCGGCGAGAGCGGTAGCGGGAAAAGCGTCACCAACTTGGCCTTGATGGGCTTGGTACCCAAGCCGCCTGGACGAATTGATGGCGGCAGGGCGATGTACGAAGGACGCGACCTGCTAAAAATGAATGAGTCGCAATTGCGAACCATCCGGGGGCGAAAGATCGCGATGATCTTTCAAGATCCGATGACGGCGCTGAACCCGTTGATGACGATCGAGCAACAATTGTGTGAGACCACACGGTTGCACCTGGGGTTGACCCAGAAACAAGCTCGCGCCCGCGCCGTCGAAATGCTCGAGCTTGTCGGGATCAGCTCGCCGGCGAAACGTTTGCGAGATTATCCACATCAATTCAGTGGTGGGATGCGGCAACGTGTCATGATCGCCATGGCGTTGTCGTGTGAACCCGATGTGTTGATCGCGGACGAACCGACGACGGCGTTGGACGTGACGATCCAGGCCCAGATTTTGGATCTGTTGGCGGATCTACAGAAGCGACGGGGCACCAGCATTTTGTTGATCACCCATGACCTGGGTGTCGTTGCTGGGGTTTGCCACCGGGTGTTGGTGATGTACGCCGGTCGCGTGGTGGAGAAGGCTCCGGTGCACGATTTGTTCGCCTCGCCTAAGCATCCTTACACGTTGGGATTGTTGAATTCGCTGCCGCGATTTGATCAAGAGCAAAGCAAGTTACTGCAAGCGATCCCCGGGCAACCGCCTGATTTGGCTCGCATTCCGGAGGGGTGTTCGTTCCGCGAACGATGCCCCTATTCCATTGAAACGTGCCAAACGATCGATCCCCCTTTGGCGCCGTCGGGTGACGGGCGACTGGCGGCCTGTTTGGTCGATGTGGAAACGACGACCCCTCGGGATTATGAGGTATCCAAGTGA
- a CDS encoding ABC transporter permease, whose product MSSANKKELDRELLEKLLDESKEIRGVSLWQDAWNRLRRNRTAMASMAFLIVLAILALLTPLLPLQSPIDKDLNDRRFLSPNTGAVVMGSREGLKFAERKLTSELAAFNAEISGLQLERDETTDLAERAKLTDAIAERYKVEHPFNQLWNELGPVSWQLTRVRVAVFGDYAIPSLFGTDILGRDLLARVFWGARVSLIVGIVATLVSLLIGVSYGAIAGYFGGWVDAVMMRIVDMMYSIPFIFVVIFLVTFLGEDSVKKQLDGIGIDQITIFYIIIGAIYWLTMSRVVRGQVLSLRHEQFVESARTVGASPPRIIFRHLVPNVLGIVIVYLTLTIPSVMLFEAFLSFLGLGVAPPDVSWGLLLNDGVEALSSVKLFWWVVVFPGLALASTLFALNFLGDGLRDALDPRMKNRD is encoded by the coding sequence ATGAGTAGCGCAAACAAAAAAGAGCTAGATCGCGAGTTGTTGGAAAAACTGCTCGACGAATCCAAAGAGATCCGAGGCGTTTCGCTATGGCAAGACGCCTGGAACCGGCTGCGCCGTAATCGCACCGCGATGGCATCGATGGCATTTTTAATTGTGTTAGCGATTCTGGCATTGCTGACACCGTTGTTGCCGCTGCAAAGTCCGATCGACAAGGACCTGAATGATCGCCGGTTCTTGTCGCCCAACACTGGCGCCGTCGTGATGGGCAGCCGCGAAGGGTTGAAGTTTGCCGAGCGGAAATTGACGAGCGAGTTGGCGGCGTTTAATGCCGAAATTTCCGGATTGCAATTAGAGCGTGATGAAACGACCGATCTTGCTGAACGCGCGAAACTCACGGACGCGATCGCCGAACGCTACAAAGTCGAGCATCCCTTCAACCAGCTTTGGAACGAGTTGGGGCCCGTTTCTTGGCAATTGACTCGCGTGCGAGTGGCCGTGTTCGGCGATTATGCGATTCCCAGTTTGTTCGGCACCGATATCCTCGGCCGCGATTTATTGGCTCGCGTCTTTTGGGGCGCTCGGGTGTCGTTGATCGTGGGGATTGTGGCGACGCTAGTGAGTCTGTTGATCGGGGTCAGTTACGGCGCGATCGCCGGCTACTTTGGCGGCTGGGTCGACGCGGTGATGATGCGGATCGTCGACATGATGTATTCGATCCCGTTCATTTTTGTCGTCATTTTCCTGGTCACCTTTTTAGGCGAAGACAGTGTCAAGAAGCAATTAGACGGGATCGGCATCGACCAGATCACGATCTTCTATATCATTATCGGAGCGATTTATTGGTTGACGATGTCGCGCGTCGTGCGCGGTCAAGTGTTGTCGCTTCGGCACGAACAATTTGTTGAATCGGCAAGAACCGTGGGCGCGTCGCCGCCACGGATTATCTTTCGACATCTGGTGCCCAACGTGCTGGGCATCGTGATCGTGTATCTGACGCTCACGATTCCCTCGGTGATGTTGTTCGAAGCCTTTCTGTCCTTTCTCGGCCTGGGCGTTGCGCCACCGGATGTTTCCTGGGGATTGCTGCTCAACGATGGCGTCGAGGCGCTTTCGAGTGTGAAGTTATTCTGGTGGGTCGTGGTCTTCCCCGGCCTGGCCCTGGCGTCCACCTTGTTTGCCTTGAACTTTCTCGGTGACGGACTGCGTGACGCCCTCGATCCTCGGATGAAGAACCGAGACTAG
- a CDS encoding ABC transporter permease has translation MRDLLSYIIKRFCWMLVTLWIVYSVSFVLMRSVPGNPFSSERNVPPAIERQLKARYNLDAPPLEQYVDYLVGIVTRFDLGWCIRLEDYSVNQVLAEGFPVSASLAIFALVFAIILGVSAGVVSAVYRGSFADLGMMAAAVLGIAIPNFVLASLAILLFVFGIQIFPAGGWGTLRQVALPALCLGAPVAAYIARLTRAGMLEVLTRDHVRTAFAKGLPRHTVITRHVLPGAMLPVVSYLGPATASVLTGSLVLEKIFALPGMGSHFIYAATQRDYTLAMGMVLTYTVILFVMNSLVDISYSIIDPRVKLQ, from the coding sequence ATGCGAGATTTACTTAGTTACATCATCAAGCGATTTTGCTGGATGCTGGTCACGTTGTGGATTGTCTACAGCGTTTCGTTTGTGTTGATGCGGAGCGTGCCGGGCAACCCGTTCAGCAGTGAACGCAATGTGCCGCCGGCGATCGAGCGTCAACTCAAGGCGCGTTACAACTTGGATGCGCCACCGTTGGAGCAATATGTTGACTACTTGGTCGGGATTGTGACCCGTTTTGACCTGGGTTGGTGTATCCGCTTGGAAGACTACAGTGTCAATCAAGTTCTAGCGGAGGGGTTTCCCGTTTCCGCATCGTTGGCGATTTTTGCCTTGGTATTCGCGATCATTCTGGGCGTGTCTGCGGGGGTGGTTTCGGCGGTCTATCGCGGTTCGTTTGCGGATTTGGGCATGATGGCGGCGGCGGTGCTGGGGATCGCGATTCCGAACTTCGTGCTCGCTAGTCTGGCGATTTTGTTGTTCGTGTTCGGGATCCAAATCTTTCCGGCGGGCGGCTGGGGAACGTTACGACAAGTCGCCTTGCCCGCGTTGTGTTTGGGGGCACCGGTTGCCGCCTACATCGCACGTTTGACGCGTGCCGGGATGTTAGAAGTTTTGACGCGGGATCACGTGCGAACCGCGTTTGCCAAAGGCTTGCCACGCCACACCGTGATCACACGCCATGTCTTGCCCGGCGCGATGTTGCCGGTGGTGTCCTATCTCGGTCCTGCCACCGCCAGCGTGCTTACGGGTTCGTTGGTACTGGAAAAAATCTTTGCCTTACCCGGCATGGGCAGCCACTTCATTTACGCCGCGACCCAGCGTGACTACACGCTCGCGATGGGGATGGTTCTCACTTACACCGTCATCTTGTTCGTCATGAATTCGCTAGTGGACATTTCCTACTCCATCATTGATCCACGGGTGAAGTTGCAATGA
- a CDS encoding peptide ABC transporter substrate-binding protein: protein MPPEVRRAFLVVAGLVVIVAVAWASRFDATAPADFSLQNGSDPKTIDPARATGNIEGRIIFELFEGLLAMMPEGDPDPVTGLQAMTPHPGVAESYDVSDDGRTYTFHLRDDSFWTDGTPVTSHDFAWSWHRVLHPETASEYSFQLFAVPYAEQYASGVVEVGDRVEVELWDRPLDTPSESSQQNFPRGTMRYGTLREIVKPPEPTFAETVSESDREEAMLDWQQQWVYKVDVAKEDANGEVHWDADVQSQTFAVDPNSSVASAETVRCHAVMVAFGKLGGLETPDDRTFIVHLKDAVPYFPNLAGHYTLFPVNRKCVETYGSPMWTKAENIVTNGPYKLGFRRLRDRLRLIQNEDYHTVNSKGFKTVDFLSMEGQNTALNMYETGQVQWVTSPPTALLEELQSREDYITAPQLSVYFYRLNVARKPLDDVRIRRALAKAINREQIVEQVTKSGQIPAYTIVPPGLALYESADGIKANIEEAKQLLTDAGFPGGRGIPKMTLLYNTSEGHRAIAEVIQQQLLNNLNVKVELQNMEWGSFLDKTQQKDYDIARAGWIADYPDPNTFLDMWVTDGPQNNTNWSNKQFDQLIADAARESEPAKRMDLLRQAEQIWVDEMPVIPIYFYTSINMVKPNVKGFFPSAQDLHPLKLLEYRQ, encoded by the coding sequence GTGCCTCCCGAAGTCCGACGTGCATTTCTCGTAGTTGCTGGTCTGGTGGTGATCGTTGCGGTCGCCTGGGCGTCGCGATTTGATGCCACCGCTCCCGCTGATTTTAGCCTGCAAAACGGGAGCGATCCCAAAACGATCGATCCTGCGCGGGCGACCGGCAACATCGAGGGCCGAATCATTTTCGAGCTATTCGAGGGACTTTTGGCGATGATGCCCGAGGGCGACCCTGATCCGGTGACGGGATTACAGGCGATGACCCCTCATCCTGGAGTGGCCGAATCGTATGACGTTTCGGACGATGGCCGGACCTATACCTTTCATCTTCGCGATGATTCATTCTGGACCGATGGCACGCCGGTCACCAGTCACGATTTCGCTTGGAGCTGGCACCGGGTGCTGCATCCGGAGACCGCTAGCGAGTACAGTTTCCAATTGTTTGCGGTCCCCTACGCCGAGCAATACGCCAGCGGCGTGGTCGAGGTTGGCGACCGTGTCGAAGTCGAGCTTTGGGATCGCCCGCTCGACACGCCCAGCGAATCGAGCCAACAAAATTTCCCTCGCGGCACGATGCGGTACGGGACCTTGCGTGAAATTGTCAAACCTCCCGAGCCTACCTTCGCGGAGACGGTGAGCGAGAGTGATCGCGAGGAAGCGATGCTGGATTGGCAACAACAATGGGTCTACAAGGTCGATGTGGCGAAAGAGGACGCCAACGGCGAGGTGCACTGGGACGCCGACGTGCAATCACAAACCTTTGCGGTCGACCCGAATTCGTCGGTGGCGAGCGCCGAGACGGTACGTTGTCACGCGGTGATGGTGGCGTTCGGAAAGCTGGGCGGTTTGGAAACGCCCGATGACCGCACCTTCATCGTCCATTTGAAGGACGCGGTTCCGTATTTTCCTAATTTGGCTGGGCATTACACCTTGTTTCCCGTAAACCGAAAGTGTGTCGAAACCTACGGTTCGCCGATGTGGACGAAGGCCGAGAATATCGTCACCAATGGGCCTTACAAACTGGGGTTTCGCCGATTACGGGATCGCTTGCGATTGATCCAAAACGAGGACTACCACACGGTCAACTCGAAGGGGTTCAAGACCGTCGATTTCCTCTCGATGGAAGGCCAAAACACGGCGCTGAACATGTATGAAACGGGGCAAGTCCAGTGGGTCACCAGCCCGCCGACGGCGTTGCTCGAAGAGTTACAAAGCCGCGAAGATTACATTACCGCGCCGCAATTGTCGGTCTATTTCTATCGTTTGAACGTCGCTCGTAAACCGTTGGATGATGTGCGGATTCGCCGTGCGTTGGCCAAGGCGATCAACCGCGAACAGATTGTCGAACAAGTCACCAAGTCGGGCCAAATCCCCGCCTACACGATCGTGCCGCCTGGGCTCGCTCTGTATGAGAGTGCTGATGGCATCAAAGCGAACATCGAAGAAGCGAAACAACTCCTGACCGATGCGGGTTTCCCGGGAGGACGTGGCATTCCCAAAATGACATTGCTGTACAACACCAGTGAAGGGCATCGCGCGATCGCCGAGGTGATCCAGCAACAGCTCTTGAATAATTTGAATGTCAAAGTCGAACTGCAAAATATGGAATGGGGTAGCTTTCTCGACAAGACTCAGCAGAAGGATTACGACATCGCGCGGGCCGGTTGGATCGCCGATTATCCCGATCCCAATACGTTCTTGGACATGTGGGTTACCGACGGGCCCCAGAACAACACGAATTGGAGCAACAAGCAATTCGACCAATTGATTGCCGATGCCGCACGCGAAAGCGAACCCGCAAAACGCATGGATTTGCTGCGTCAAGCCGAACAGATTTGGGTCGACGAGATGCCGGTGATCCCGATCTACTTTTACACGTCGATCAACATGGTCAAACCCAATGTAAAAGGGTTCTTCCCCAGTGCCCAAGATTTGCATCCGTTGAAGCTATTGGAGTACCGACAGTGA